A genomic stretch from Candidatus Dormiibacterota bacterium includes:
- a CDS encoding helix-turn-helix transcriptional regulator, with the protein MSTRDYTSMKGLGEFIRTQRELANLSLRQLADLAKVSNPYLSQVERGLYKPSAEVLKQLANALHLSAETFFMQAGLLDDDIYKEASDQVESAIKLDLRLTPDQKDTLIRVYRGFVGDR; encoded by the coding sequence ATGAGTACCCGCGATTACACCTCGATGAAAGGCCTGGGCGAGTTCATTCGCACGCAACGCGAACTCGCCAATCTTTCGCTGCGCCAGCTCGCCGATTTAGCGAAGGTCTCAAACCCATACTTGAGCCAAGTCGAACGCGGCCTGTACAAGCCCTCGGCGGAGGTCCTCAAACAGCTTGCAAACGCGTTGCACCTCTCCGCCGAGACGTTCTTCATGCAAGCCGGATTGCTCGACGACGACATCTACAAAGAAGCCAGCGACCAGGTAGAATCGGCGATCAAACTCGACCTGCGGCTTACGCCCGATCAAAAAGACACGCTGATTCGCGTCTATCGCGGCTTCGTCGGCGACCGTTAG
- a CDS encoding alpha/beta fold hydrolase, whose amino-acid sequence MIGSLPLEEFSYGMDIGGADPAALNDALRAVTMDVMSDPLRMGTLMTSLMLAQQSVAMNTMRRMQGENPPPVAAVAPGDRRFSDPAWTSNPFLMSMLEEYLVRRQYAQQLIDQSRLPEATRRKARFALTMMMDALAPTNLPWLNPAVIKEALDTGGGSLMKGMATFLDDVKNNGGYPKQVDASSFVLGENMAATPGEVVFRNELIEVLAYYPQTPAVHERPLLCSPPWINKYYIMDIAPGRSFVEWAVRHGHQTFMISYRNPDETMRDFKMDDYLRLGPLAALDAVQRLTGAKQVNFASLCLGGTMTAILLAYLAKHGQADRVGAATMTNTILDFADPGDLGVFTDEASIAKLEKTMHERGFLESKEMEGTFNWMRANDLIWSYVVSNWYMGKKPPAFDILAWNGDATRMPAAMHSQYLRACYLHNLIVKPDAFVIEGTPIDLGLIQTPLYILGAEADHIAPWRTTYMTTQYVGGEAKYTRTNAGHVAGICNPPGNPKACYWTKPQAEPGETPDAWLESAEKRNGSWWEDWAVWAGEHGGPMREPYALPASGEPAPGRYVRNETAAPLDITAPKKRATTKPVHRKRGGRS is encoded by the coding sequence GTGATCGGGTCGCTGCCGCTCGAAGAGTTTAGCTACGGCATGGACATCGGCGGCGCCGATCCCGCGGCGCTGAACGACGCGCTGCGCGCCGTGACGATGGACGTAATGAGCGATCCGCTGCGCATGGGGACGCTGATGACGTCGCTGATGTTGGCCCAGCAATCGGTCGCGATGAACACGATGCGGCGCATGCAAGGGGAGAATCCGCCGCCGGTCGCGGCGGTGGCGCCCGGCGACCGGCGCTTCAGCGACCCGGCTTGGACGAGTAACCCGTTTCTGATGTCGATGCTCGAAGAGTATCTGGTGCGGCGCCAGTACGCGCAGCAGCTCATCGATCAATCGCGACTGCCCGAAGCGACGCGCCGAAAGGCGCGGTTCGCGCTCACGATGATGATGGATGCGCTCGCGCCGACCAATCTGCCGTGGCTCAATCCCGCGGTGATCAAAGAAGCACTCGATACGGGCGGCGGCAGCCTGATGAAGGGCATGGCGACGTTTCTCGACGACGTCAAGAACAACGGCGGCTATCCCAAGCAAGTCGATGCATCGTCGTTCGTCCTGGGCGAGAACATGGCCGCGACGCCCGGCGAAGTGGTGTTCCGCAACGAACTGATCGAAGTGCTCGCATACTATCCGCAGACGCCGGCGGTGCACGAGCGCCCCCTGCTGTGCAGTCCGCCGTGGATCAACAAGTACTACATCATGGATATCGCGCCCGGGCGATCGTTCGTCGAGTGGGCGGTGCGGCACGGGCACCAAACGTTCATGATCAGCTATCGCAATCCCGACGAAACGATGCGCGATTTCAAGATGGACGATTATTTGCGGCTCGGACCGCTCGCAGCGCTCGACGCCGTGCAGCGCCTCACCGGCGCGAAGCAAGTAAACTTCGCTTCGCTCTGCCTGGGTGGAACGATGACGGCTATTCTGCTCGCGTATCTTGCCAAGCACGGTCAGGCCGACCGCGTCGGCGCCGCGACGATGACGAATACGATTCTCGATTTTGCCGATCCGGGCGATCTAGGCGTCTTCACCGACGAAGCGTCGATCGCCAAGCTCGAAAAAACGATGCACGAGCGCGGCTTCCTCGAGAGCAAAGAGATGGAAGGCACGTTCAACTGGATGCGCGCCAACGATTTGATTTGGAGCTACGTCGTCTCCAACTGGTACATGGGCAAGAAGCCGCCGGCTTTCGACATCCTCGCGTGGAACGGCGACGCGACGCGCATGCCCGCCGCGATGCATTCTCAGTATCTCCGCGCGTGCTATCTGCACAACCTCATCGTGAAACCCGACGCGTTCGTTATCGAAGGTACGCCGATCGATCTTGGGCTCATCCAGACGCCGCTCTATATCTTGGGCGCGGAAGCCGACCACATCGCGCCCTGGCGCACCACGTACATGACCACGCAATACGTCGGCGGCGAGGCCAAGTACACGCGCACCAACGCCGGCCACGTCGCCGGAATCTGCAACCCTCCCGGTAATCCGAAAGCGTGCTACTGGACCAAACCGCAGGCCGAGCCCGGCGAGACGCCCGACGCGTGGCTCGAAAGCGCGGAGAAACGCAATGGGAGCTGGTGGGAGGATTGGGCCGTGTGGGCCGGCGAGCACGGCGGCCCGATGCGCGAGCCGTACGCGCTCCCCGCTTCCGGAGAGCCCGCACCGGGACGATACGTGCGCAACGAGACCGCTGCGCCGCTCGATATTACCGCGCCAAAAAAACGGGCGACGACCAAACCGGTTCACCGCAAACGTGGAGGACGCTCATGA
- a CDS encoding 3-oxoacyl-ACP reductase: MDATSTFGHSATLRSLAGRVAIVTGGSRGIGGAISRSLAADGAIVAVVGVAPDRERTAELRASLNGSAKLVHFYEADVADYPQCEAAVRNVIADHGRVDILVNNAGITKDHTIRKMTVDEWKAVLDVNLSGPFFMMKAVLEHMIERKYGRIVNISSVVGHTGNFGQSNYAAAKAGLLGLTKTVALETARAGITVNAVAPGFTATEMVKLMPQAAIDIAKSRTPQDRLGEPDEIGRVVRFLIDEGSSFITGATYDVNGGMFM; the protein is encoded by the coding sequence ATGGACGCTACCTCTACTTTTGGACATTCGGCGACCCTGCGAAGCCTCGCCGGCCGCGTGGCCATCGTCACCGGCGGCTCGCGCGGGATCGGCGGAGCGATCAGCCGCTCGTTAGCTGCCGACGGCGCGATCGTCGCGGTGGTCGGCGTGGCCCCCGATCGCGAGCGGACGGCCGAGCTACGCGCCTCGCTCAACGGCAGCGCGAAACTCGTGCATTTCTACGAAGCCGACGTCGCCGATTACCCGCAATGTGAAGCGGCGGTGCGGAACGTCATCGCCGATCACGGACGCGTCGACATCCTGGTTAATAACGCGGGAATCACGAAGGATCATACGATTCGCAAGATGACCGTCGACGAGTGGAAAGCGGTTCTGGACGTCAATCTCTCGGGACCGTTTTTTATGATGAAGGCCGTCCTGGAACATATGATCGAGCGCAAGTACGGACGGATCGTGAACATCAGCTCGGTGGTCGGACACACCGGAAACTTCGGCCAGTCGAACTACGCGGCTGCAAAAGCCGGATTGCTCGGGCTCACCAAGACCGTCGCGCTCGAAACCGCTCGCGCGGGCATCACCGTCAATGCGGTCGCGCCGGGCTTTACGGCAACCGAAATGGTGAAGCTCATGCCGCAGGCCGCGATCGATATCGCGAAGAGCCGCACGCCGCAGGATCGCTTGGGCGAACCCGACGAGATCGGTCGCGTCGTGCGCTTTTTAATCGATGAAGGCTCGAGTTTCATCACCGGCGCCACCTACGACGTCAACGGAGGAATGTTCATGTGA
- a CDS encoding beta-ketoacyl-ACP reductase: MFEGRVAIVTGGTRGIGAAITEMLAKSGAHVAAGYSKGKEPAEACVARLKAEGASVSCHQGRVDDFNDCQRVVDEVLERFGRVDYLVNNAGITVDKTLRKMSNDDWHNVLNVNLSGAFHMTKAVLEHMIERGSGRIVNISSVIGETGNIGQANYSASKAGLFGFTKSAALELANKGITANVVAPGFIATEMVKAVPEAALAKVIEKIPQRRLGEPSEVARVVKFLLEDGSSYITGAVYTVNGGLDM, from the coding sequence ATGTTCGAAGGACGCGTTGCCATCGTTACCGGGGGAACGCGCGGCATCGGCGCCGCGATCACCGAAATGCTGGCGAAATCCGGCGCGCACGTCGCGGCCGGCTACAGCAAGGGCAAAGAACCCGCCGAAGCCTGCGTCGCGCGACTCAAAGCCGAAGGTGCGTCGGTGTCGTGCCATCAAGGACGCGTCGACGATTTCAACGATTGCCAACGCGTCGTCGATGAGGTCTTGGAGCGATTCGGCCGGGTGGACTACTTGGTCAACAACGCGGGCATCACCGTCGATAAAACGCTGCGCAAGATGAGCAACGACGACTGGCACAACGTGCTCAACGTTAATCTCAGCGGCGCTTTTCACATGACCAAAGCGGTGCTCGAGCATATGATCGAGCGCGGCTCCGGGCGCATCGTGAATATCAGCTCCGTGATCGGTGAGACGGGGAATATCGGCCAAGCAAACTACTCCGCGTCGAAGGCCGGGCTGTTCGGATTCACCAAGTCGGCGGCGCTGGAGCTCGCCAACAAGGGCATCACCGCGAACGTCGTGGCACCGGGGTTCATCGCCACCGAAATGGTCAAAGCCGTTCCGGAAGCAGCACTCGCTAAAGTGATCGAGAAAATTCCGCAACGGCGGCTCGGCGAACCCTCGGAGGTCGCCCGCGTCGTCAAATTTCTCCTCGAAGATGGTTCGAGCTACATCACCGGGGCCGTGTACACCGTCAACGGCGGCCTCGACATGTAG
- a CDS encoding prepilin-type N-terminal cleavage/methylation domain-containing protein, with product MERRRGERGFSLIEVLLAGAIAAIATAVLVTLAHHMAQATRTLDLRLQGSSAARTLLDRLESDSQTAWAVWVPVLDVAGDDNRDGHEVDFFAQDASHRRYAWAYRFDAAAREVTRYAYAAGIAPLSGVTYRPIDAFSATTSPASAIGNPASAIYDPLFASARVGAYAYDYGTAFGAIGGNAITRVRVVTAGIDLATLLASATAPSHFTVVVTYTPPPSPLGTPTPTPLPLATFGP from the coding sequence ATGGAAAGGCGGCGAGGCGAGCGCGGTTTCTCGCTCATCGAGGTTCTGCTGGCCGGCGCGATCGCCGCAATTGCAACGGCGGTGCTCGTAACCCTCGCCCATCACATGGCACAAGCAACGCGAACGCTCGACCTCCGTCTCCAGGGAAGTTCCGCGGCGCGTACGCTGCTCGATCGCTTGGAAAGCGACTCCCAAACGGCTTGGGCCGTATGGGTCCCGGTGCTCGACGTCGCAGGTGACGACAATCGCGACGGACACGAAGTGGATTTCTTCGCGCAAGACGCTTCGCACCGCCGATATGCGTGGGCCTATCGCTTTGACGCCGCCGCGCGCGAAGTCACGCGCTACGCGTACGCGGCCGGTATCGCGCCGCTCTCCGGCGTGACGTATCGGCCGATCGATGCCTTCTCCGCGACAACGTCGCCCGCTAGCGCGATCGGCAACCCGGCCAGCGCGATTTACGACCCGCTGTTTGCATCGGCTCGGGTTGGGGCGTACGCGTACGACTACGGCACGGCGTTTGGGGCGATCGGTGGAAACGCCATCACCCGCGTCCGCGTCGTAACCGCCGGTATCGACCTTGCGACGCTGCTTGCAAGTGCAACCGCACCTTCGCATTTTACCGTCGTCGTAACGTATACGCCGCCGCCCTCTCCGCTTGGTACACCAACTCCGACGCCGCTGCCGCTCGCGACCTTCGGACCATAA
- a CDS encoding transcriptional regulator, whose product MSATHLDRVFHERGRLAICSSLVAQPPGATFTQLQDACELTDGNLNRHLHALAEDGIVVTERRTGRGRPQTIVRITAAGRERFLAYIDALEAIVREVQRSSKTNTSPMRTAPARSTSQ is encoded by the coding sequence ATGAGCGCGACGCATCTGGACCGCGTCTTTCACGAACGAGGCCGTTTGGCCATCTGCTCGTCGCTCGTCGCGCAACCGCCGGGCGCGACGTTCACGCAGCTCCAAGATGCGTGCGAGCTCACCGACGGCAATTTGAACCGCCATCTCCACGCGCTTGCAGAAGACGGCATCGTGGTGACGGAGCGGCGTACGGGCCGAGGCCGGCCGCAGACCATCGTACGCATCACCGCCGCGGGGCGCGAACGCTTTCTCGCCTATATCGACGCGCTTGAAGCGATCGTGCGCGAGGTTCAGCGCTCCTCTAAAACCAATACGTCGCCGATGCGTACCGCGCCGGCTCGCAGCACGTCGCAGTAA
- a CDS encoding MOSC domain-containing protein translates to MVETRMDVGTTTALWRYPIKSLRGEALETTRVEAGGIPGDRASSLVIARGHARIGKPYRGKEDERLHRLRSGDEAVSAADERGVAIDVVAANGGHEYDAAPISILVDRWMEGLNAAVGYGVEYQRFRPNIFVAAHSQMDLDEPALAGRELRIGTVQLKVRSPIGRCVTTTYAQGPGASDPAILRYIASERGNAMGIYCDVLRAGAVRIGDVLVLEER, encoded by the coding sequence ATGGTAGAGACCAGAATGGATGTTGGAACGACGACGGCGTTGTGGCGCTATCCGATAAAGAGCCTGCGCGGCGAAGCGCTCGAAACCACGCGCGTCGAAGCCGGCGGCATCCCCGGCGATCGGGCGTCCTCACTCGTCATCGCGCGCGGACATGCGCGAATCGGCAAACCCTATCGCGGCAAGGAAGACGAGCGGCTCCATCGCTTGCGTTCCGGCGATGAGGCCGTTTCCGCCGCAGACGAACGCGGCGTGGCGATCGACGTCGTCGCAGCGAACGGCGGCCACGAATACGATGCCGCGCCCATCTCGATCCTCGTCGACCGTTGGATGGAAGGCTTGAACGCCGCCGTCGGCTACGGCGTCGAGTATCAACGCTTTCGGCCGAATATTTTCGTCGCCGCGCACTCGCAAATGGATCTGGACGAGCCGGCGTTAGCCGGGCGCGAATTGCGTATCGGGACGGTGCAGCTTAAGGTGCGCTCGCCGATCGGACGATGCGTCACAACGACGTACGCTCAGGGCCCCGGCGCGTCCGATCCCGCAATCCTGCGATATATCGCGTCCGAACGCGGCAACGCGATGGGGATTTACTGCGACGTGCTGCGAGCCGGCGCGGTACGCATCGGCGACGTATTGGTTTTAGAGGAGCGCTGA
- a CDS encoding DUF4350 domain-containing protein codes for MTLQYVTIVLGLAAIVGLAVAREWSARAEYSFYSTYDTGPNGYRALYNVLSAERVDVTRLERPLGLLDSRVRTLVISSNRSDVVAQVSHAQIDGGDVQRLQRFVREGGRLVLLYSPADAALYRAFKLVIVPAKVHARPSHLTLVPMARIAMTSGVASVRAAGAELVPFDSAPGAAPLLGTGAGVAAFWRPYGKGEIVAIAAPSVFSNGELGRASNARFAYNVLAGHGPVAFDERLHGYAIDASFWSALPTPVRIAVALVVAMLALWLVDANVRSAPPLALDVPDERHSASYLAAMAALLRRARAAPLGIAAFYDDAMRRSQHRRDAPDVASAIDELARLREMPHPHDDALLRAARIAARLRKDLA; via the coding sequence ATGACGCTGCAATACGTGACGATCGTGCTGGGGTTGGCGGCGATCGTCGGGCTCGCGGTAGCGCGCGAATGGAGCGCGCGAGCCGAGTACTCGTTCTATTCAACCTACGACACCGGCCCGAACGGGTATCGCGCGCTGTATAACGTGCTCTCCGCCGAGCGCGTCGACGTCACGCGCTTGGAACGTCCCTTGGGGTTGCTCGATTCGCGCGTACGCACGCTGGTGATCTCGTCCAATCGCAGCGACGTCGTCGCGCAGGTTTCGCACGCGCAAATCGACGGCGGCGACGTGCAGAGGCTGCAACGATTCGTGCGCGAAGGCGGGCGGTTGGTACTGCTCTATTCGCCCGCCGACGCAGCCTTGTACCGGGCGTTCAAGCTCGTCATCGTTCCCGCAAAGGTGCACGCGCGGCCATCGCACCTTACACTCGTGCCCATGGCGCGGATCGCCATGACGAGCGGCGTCGCATCGGTGCGGGCGGCCGGCGCCGAGCTTGTACCCTTCGATAGCGCGCCGGGTGCGGCGCCGCTCCTGGGCACCGGGGCCGGGGTGGCGGCGTTTTGGCGCCCCTATGGTAAGGGCGAGATCGTCGCAATTGCGGCGCCGAGCGTGTTTAGCAACGGCGAACTCGGGCGGGCGTCCAACGCGCGCTTCGCCTACAACGTGCTGGCCGGCCACGGGCCGGTGGCATTCGACGAACGCCTGCACGGGTACGCGATAGATGCGAGCTTCTGGTCGGCTCTCCCAACGCCGGTGCGTATCGCCGTAGCGCTCGTGGTAGCCATGCTGGCTCTTTGGCTGGTGGACGCGAACGTTCGAAGCGCTCCGCCCCTGGCGCTCGACGTACCCGACGAACGACATTCCGCATCGTATCTAGCCGCCATGGCAGCGCTGCTGCGCCGCGCCCGCGCAGCGCCGCTCGGCATCGCGGCCTTCTACGATGATGCGATGCGGCGCTCGCAGCACCGCCGCGACGCTCCCGATGTAGCAAGCGCTATCGACGAACTCGCCCGGCTTCGCGAGATGCCGCACCCTCACGACGACGCGTTGCTGCGTGCCGCGCGTATTGCAGCCCGGCTGCGAAAGGACCTAGCATGA
- a CDS encoding MoxR family ATPase — MIDDVVSVRDLAQRVNGALARALVGGERTAFALTIALLTRGHALIEGVPGTGKTLAVRALALALGLEFRRIQFTPDLMPADIVGTTVFNPQTAEFSLRPGPIVANVVLADEINRTPPKTQAALLEAMEEARVTIDGTPIDLPVPFIVCATQNPIEYEGTYPLPEAQLDRFMVKIATGYPSREWELELLRRVADGFDARALGVEHVQAVTDASEVRAAQRAVRDVHVSEEVQDYVYRVVAATRAHPRLALGASVRAAVALLLASQAAAAIDGRAFATPDDVKDVAPIVLAHRLIVQPEAEIEGISADDALRDVLANVSVPRA; from the coding sequence ATGATCGACGATGTGGTATCGGTTCGGGATCTCGCACAACGCGTCAACGGTGCGCTCGCGCGGGCTTTGGTCGGCGGCGAGCGAACGGCCTTTGCGCTGACGATCGCATTGCTAACGCGCGGCCACGCTTTGATCGAAGGTGTGCCGGGAACCGGCAAAACGCTGGCCGTGCGCGCTCTCGCATTGGCGCTCGGCCTGGAATTTCGCCGGATTCAATTTACGCCGGACCTCATGCCGGCCGACATCGTGGGCACGACGGTCTTCAATCCGCAGACCGCGGAGTTCTCGTTGCGCCCGGGGCCCATCGTGGCGAACGTGGTGTTGGCGGACGAAATCAATCGGACGCCGCCTAAAACGCAGGCCGCGTTGCTTGAGGCGATGGAAGAGGCGCGCGTCACGATCGACGGAACCCCGATCGATCTTCCCGTGCCGTTCATCGTCTGCGCGACCCAGAATCCGATCGAATACGAAGGCACCTATCCGCTTCCGGAAGCGCAATTGGATCGGTTTATGGTCAAGATTGCCACGGGATATCCGTCCCGGGAATGGGAGTTGGAGTTGCTCCGCCGTGTCGCGGATGGGTTCGATGCGCGTGCGCTCGGTGTCGAACACGTCCAGGCGGTGACGGACGCATCGGAAGTTCGTGCAGCGCAACGAGCCGTGCGCGACGTGCACGTTTCCGAAGAAGTTCAGGACTACGTCTATCGGGTTGTGGCTGCGACGCGGGCGCATCCGCGTCTGGCGCTTGGAGCTTCGGTCCGCGCGGCGGTCGCGCTTCTCCTGGCGTCGCAGGCTGCCGCGGCGATCGACGGGCGCGCCTTCGCGACGCCGGACGACGTAAAAGACGTCGCCCCGATCGTGCTCGCGCATCGCCTCATCGTGCAACCCGAGGCGGAGATCGAGGGCATATCCGCAGACGATGCCTTACGCGACGTCCTTGCGAACGTCTCCGTACCGCGTGCCTAG
- a CDS encoding DUF58 domain-containing protein — protein sequence MPRIRLPWWLAPRGYAGLAAIAVMLAVAPGARAFIPVAVVCAAALLVAAIVDVVSGPRASDLSIERRLPAHLALRTPVQVTYDIENRSPHEVRAGIVEAAVRTLRDDGATVVACIPARSRASVERTVLPVARGRDELGRLYVWFEGPIGLLRRRTAFPGQEQIRVYPDLTAVERYGSLRVRNRSIEAGLRRMRVRGEGTAFESLREYSSGDAFRSVDWKATARRGKLMVAQREVERSQNVLVLLDCGRLMTPRIDDQRKLDYAVAAALSLASIAALASDRVGVVAFAREILVARAPRSTVASTRELVDALCDVEPRAEESDYAHAFTYVRSHLHRRSLIVLFTDVVDAIAQSIIASELATLARRHVVVCVLMNDAAVQRALGTIPESVDEAYRAQAALDVQQERRVAVARLERIGVGVVDVPATALSVAAIDAYLRVKQRGLL from the coding sequence GTGCCTAGGATTCGTTTGCCGTGGTGGCTCGCGCCGCGCGGCTATGCGGGCTTGGCGGCGATCGCCGTCATGCTGGCCGTGGCTCCGGGAGCGCGCGCGTTCATCCCCGTGGCCGTGGTGTGTGCGGCCGCATTGCTCGTAGCGGCGATCGTCGATGTCGTGTCGGGGCCGCGGGCGAGCGATCTTTCGATCGAGCGTCGCTTGCCGGCGCACCTCGCGCTTCGCACGCCGGTCCAGGTGACGTACGATATCGAGAATCGTTCGCCGCACGAAGTGCGAGCCGGTATCGTCGAGGCGGCGGTGCGAACGCTACGCGACGACGGTGCGACCGTCGTCGCGTGCATTCCCGCTCGCTCGCGCGCGAGCGTTGAGCGCACGGTGCTCCCGGTCGCGCGCGGCCGCGACGAGTTAGGCCGGCTCTACGTGTGGTTCGAAGGGCCGATCGGATTGTTGCGCCGGCGAACCGCGTTTCCGGGCCAGGAGCAGATTCGCGTCTACCCGGATCTCACCGCCGTCGAGCGCTACGGTTCGCTGCGCGTACGCAATCGATCGATCGAGGCGGGCTTGCGACGCATGCGCGTGCGCGGAGAAGGCACGGCGTTCGAGAGCTTGCGGGAGTACTCGAGCGGAGATGCCTTTCGCAGCGTCGATTGGAAGGCTACCGCGCGGCGCGGCAAACTCATGGTCGCCCAACGCGAGGTCGAGCGGAGCCAGAACGTGCTCGTCTTGCTCGATTGCGGGCGGCTTATGACGCCGCGCATCGACGACCAGCGCAAGCTGGATTACGCGGTGGCCGCCGCGCTCTCGCTCGCATCGATCGCGGCGCTTGCGAGCGATCGCGTTGGGGTGGTGGCATTTGCGCGCGAGATCCTGGTCGCTCGCGCTCCGCGTTCGACCGTCGCTTCTACCCGAGAGCTTGTCGACGCGCTCTGCGACGTCGAGCCTAGAGCCGAGGAGTCCGATTACGCGCACGCCTTCACGTACGTGCGGTCGCACCTCCACCGCCGGAGTCTGATCGTGCTGTTCACCGATGTCGTCGACGCGATCGCACAGAGCATTATCGCCTCGGAACTTGCCACCTTGGCGAGGCGGCACGTCGTGGTGTGCGTATTGATGAACGACGCGGCCGTGCAACGCGCGCTCGGCACGATACCCGAGTCGGTTGACGAAGCCTACCGCGCTCAAGCCGCGCTCGACGTACAGCAAGAGCGCCGCGTCGCGGTGGCTCGGCTCGAACGCATCGGCGTCGGCGTCGTGGACGTGCCGGCGACCGCATTAAGCGTGGCCGCCATCGACGCGTATCTGCGCGTCAAGCAACGCGGGCTATTGTAG
- a CDS encoding stage II sporulation protein M, with amino-acid sequence MTQQLFVERRESDWRHLDEMLARVGRRGIRGLAPGEVAELGGRYRSLAGDLAYAQGRGYDPRLLAYLNRLVARAHAVIYGANTQAGSARIARFYTHTFPREFRRSIVPIVLCAALTVVCAVVAYAVIGSHPADAYALLPKGMIPPEIRKSLHNSNFNFDTGNSPLAASEIITNNVKVAVLAFAGSVTLGILTVYIIATNGLMVGGLGAMFANAGFGYDFWATVAPHGAIELTAIQIAGAAGLLIAAGIIAPGRLRRRDAIRANAARAGVLFAGVASMLVVAGTIEGFFSPLRLPADARIVFGCVTAILLAAYFTFAGRSNAAELQ; translated from the coding sequence ATGACGCAACAGCTGTTCGTGGAGCGGCGCGAGAGCGATTGGCGGCATCTCGACGAGATGCTCGCTCGCGTGGGTCGCCGCGGCATTCGCGGGCTCGCGCCCGGCGAGGTTGCCGAGCTCGGCGGGCGCTACCGGTCGCTCGCGGGCGATTTGGCGTACGCCCAGGGGCGCGGTTACGACCCGCGGCTGCTGGCGTATCTCAACCGTTTGGTTGCGCGAGCGCATGCGGTGATCTACGGGGCAAACACGCAGGCCGGCTCCGCGCGCATCGCGCGTTTTTACACCCATACGTTCCCGCGTGAGTTCCGGCGCTCGATCGTCCCGATCGTTCTCTGCGCTGCATTGACCGTCGTCTGCGCGGTCGTCGCCTACGCCGTAATCGGCTCGCACCCGGCGGATGCCTACGCGCTTCTACCCAAAGGCATGATCCCGCCGGAGATTCGCAAGAGCCTCCATAACTCGAATTTCAACTTCGACACCGGTAATTCTCCGCTCGCAGCTTCGGAGATCATCACCAATAACGTCAAAGTCGCCGTCCTCGCCTTTGCCGGAAGCGTCACGCTCGGCATCTTAACCGTCTACATTATCGCGACGAACGGCTTGATGGTGGGCGGTTTGGGCGCCATGTTCGCAAACGCGGGATTCGGCTACGATTTTTGGGCGACCGTCGCGCCGCACGGAGCGATCGAACTCACCGCCATTCAAATCGCCGGCGCCGCCGGCCTCTTGATCGCGGCGGGCATCATCGCGCCGGGCCGCTTGCGGCGGCGCGATGCGATCCGCGCGAACGCCGCACGAGCCGGCGTCCTGTTTGCCGGGGTCGCATCGATGCTCGTGGTCGCCGGTACCATCGAAGGATTTTTCTCGCCGCTTCGTTTGCCGGCGGACGCGCGCATCGTCTTCGGATGTGTCACCGCGATTCTGCTGGCGGCGTACTTCACGTTCGCCGGACGATCGAACGCCGCCGAGCTACAATAG